Proteins encoded in a region of the Streptomyces violaceoruber genome:
- a CDS encoding GNAT family N-acetyltransferase, with protein sequence MTNIAVTTWSLEQTAPTDLLPAAAPEGDVRIVRAEVPSPEFSRFLYASVGGDIRWTDRLGWSHARWREHLERPGVETWVAYDRGTPAGYVELTPGDDGVVEIEYFGLIPAFRGRLIGGHLLSYGAARAWDLAERWPGLATTKRVWLHTCSKDGAYAMDNYQRRGFRLFDTKVEEEADVATPGPWPGAFPS encoded by the coding sequence ATGACCAACATCGCCGTGACCACCTGGTCCCTGGAGCAGACGGCGCCCACCGATCTGCTGCCGGCCGCCGCACCGGAGGGGGACGTCCGGATCGTCCGCGCCGAGGTGCCCTCCCCCGAGTTCAGCCGTTTCCTGTACGCCTCGGTCGGCGGCGACATCCGCTGGACGGACCGGCTCGGCTGGAGCCACGCGCGGTGGCGGGAGCACCTGGAGCGGCCGGGCGTGGAGACCTGGGTCGCGTACGACCGCGGCACGCCCGCCGGGTACGTGGAGCTGACGCCCGGCGACGACGGGGTCGTGGAGATCGAGTACTTCGGCCTGATCCCGGCCTTCCGCGGCCGGCTCATCGGCGGCCACCTCCTCTCGTACGGCGCCGCCCGCGCCTGGGACCTGGCGGAGCGCTGGCCGGGGCTGGCGACCACCAAGCGGGTGTGGCTGCACACGTGCAGCAAGGACGGCGCGTACGCCATGGACAACTACCAGCGCCGCGGCTTCCGGCTGTTCGACACCAAGGTGGAGGAGGAGGCGGACGTGGCCACTCCGGGGCCGTGGCCCGGGGCTTTCCCCTCCTGA
- a CDS encoding putative leader peptide, translating to MPGTGIALVSRRHVDLGRMSSAICPGR from the coding sequence ATGCCTGGAACTGGAATTGCCTTGGTGAGTCGGCGGCACGTCGACCTCGGCCGCATGTCCAGCGCCATCTGTCCGGGCCGCTGA
- the sirA gene encoding sulfite reductase SirA yields the protein MAATPPKPAAATPRRKVSRHRGEGQWAAGHFTPLNGNEQTKKDDDGLNVRTRIETIYSKRGFDSIDPGDLRGRMRWWGLYTQRRQGIDGGKTAILEPEELDDRYFMLRVRIDGGALTTAQLRVVGEISQEFARGTADITDRQNVQYHWIRIEDVPEIWNRLEGVGLSTVTACGDTPRVMIASPVAGIAEDEIIDGTPALEEMKRRVLNNPAYSNLPRKFKTAISGSPVQDVVHEINDVAFVGVEHPEHGPGFDLWVGGGLSTNPKLGVRLNAWVPIDDVPDVYEGVISIFRDYGYRRLRNRARLKFLVADWGAEKFRQVLEDEYLKRKLTDGPAPAEPSSRWRDHIGVHRQKDGRYYVGFAPRVGRVDGTILTKVADLAEAHGSGRVRTTVEQKMIVLDVEEGRVDSLVESLEALDLSARPSTFRRGTMACTGIEFCKLAIVETKARGASLIDELERRLPDFDEPLTINLNGCPNACARIQTADIGLKGQLMLDEHGEQVEGYQVHLGGALGLEAGFGRKVRGLKVTAQELPDYVERVLKRFQAEREDGERFAAWAARASEEALS from the coding sequence ATGGCCGCCACTCCGCCGAAGCCCGCTGCCGCGACCCCGCGCCGCAAGGTGAGCCGTCACCGCGGCGAGGGCCAGTGGGCGGCCGGGCACTTCACCCCGCTCAACGGCAACGAGCAGACCAAGAAGGACGACGACGGTCTCAACGTTCGGACACGTATTGAGACGATCTACTCCAAGCGCGGCTTCGACTCGATCGACCCCGGCGACCTGCGCGGCCGTATGCGCTGGTGGGGGCTGTACACCCAGCGTCGCCAGGGCATCGACGGCGGCAAGACGGCGATCCTCGAGCCGGAGGAGCTGGACGACCGCTACTTCATGCTCCGCGTCCGCATCGACGGCGGCGCCCTGACCACGGCTCAGCTGCGTGTCGTCGGCGAGATCTCGCAGGAGTTCGCGCGCGGCACGGCCGACATCACCGACCGGCAGAACGTCCAGTACCACTGGATCCGGATCGAGGACGTGCCGGAGATCTGGAACCGCCTGGAGGGCGTCGGCCTGTCCACGGTGACCGCCTGCGGTGACACGCCCCGCGTGATGATCGCCTCCCCCGTGGCGGGCATCGCCGAGGACGAGATCATCGACGGCACACCGGCGCTGGAGGAGATGAAGCGCCGGGTCCTGAACAACCCGGCGTACTCGAACCTCCCCCGCAAGTTCAAGACCGCGATCTCCGGGTCGCCGGTGCAGGACGTCGTGCACGAGATCAACGACGTGGCCTTCGTCGGGGTCGAGCACCCCGAGCACGGTCCGGGCTTCGACCTGTGGGTGGGCGGCGGGCTGTCCACCAACCCCAAGCTGGGCGTGCGGCTGAACGCCTGGGTGCCGATCGACGACGTGCCCGACGTCTACGAGGGCGTCATCTCCATCTTCCGCGACTACGGCTACCGGCGGCTGCGCAACCGCGCCCGCCTGAAGTTCCTGGTCGCCGACTGGGGCGCGGAGAAGTTCCGTCAGGTGCTGGAGGACGAGTACCTGAAGCGGAAGCTGACCGACGGGCCGGCACCCGCCGAGCCCAGCAGCCGCTGGCGCGACCACATCGGTGTGCACCGCCAGAAGGACGGCCGCTACTACGTCGGCTTCGCCCCGCGCGTGGGCCGCGTCGACGGCACCATCCTGACCAAGGTCGCCGACCTGGCGGAGGCGCACGGCTCGGGCCGGGTGCGCACCACGGTCGAGCAGAAGATGATCGTCCTCGACGTCGAGGAGGGGCGCGTCGACTCGCTGGTGGAGTCACTGGAGGCGCTGGACCTCAGCGCCAGGCCCTCCACCTTCCGGCGCGGCACCATGGCCTGCACGGGCATCGAGTTCTGCAAGCTCGCCATCGTCGAGACCAAGGCGCGCGGCGCCTCGCTCATCGACGAGCTGGAGCGCCGCCTCCCCGACTTCGACGAGCCCCTCACCATCAATCTCAACGGCTGCCCGAACGCCTGCGCCCGCATCCAGACCGCGGACATCGGTCTCAAGGGCCAGCTCATGCTCGACGAGCACGGCGAGCAGGTCGAGGGCTACCAGGTGCACCTGGGCGGCGCCCTCGGCCTGGAGGCCGGCTTCGGGCGCAAGGTGCGCGGCCTGAAGGTCACCGCCCAGGAACTGCCGGACTACGTGGAGCGCGTCCTCAAGCGCTTCCAGGCCGAACGCGAGGACGGCGAGCGCTTCGCCGCCTGGGCGGCCCGGGCCTCCGAGGAGGCCCTGTCGTGA